In the genome of Diachasmimorpha longicaudata isolate KC_UGA_2023 chromosome 19, iyDiaLong2, whole genome shotgun sequence, one region contains:
- the LOC135171294 gene encoding mRNA turnover protein 4 homolog: MPKSKRDKKISLTKTSKKGKILKDHILEDVKTCVEKYNRVFLFTYANMRNDKLKSLREQWSGSRFFFGKNKIIAHGFGLTPETEVADGIHKMSKALKGQCGLLFTNKTKKDVLGWMEGYGEEDFARAGFIPTETIVLPEGPLPDFSHAIEPHLRQLGMPTALQKGVVTLLQDYEVCKVGVPLTPEQARILKLFGRQLATFKLIPLGFYSKKKGYTQLATPEAEAGEEQMEAEDVDET; encoded by the exons ATGCCGAAGTCTAAGAGGGATAAGAAGA TATCGCTCACAAAAACCagtaaaaaaggaaaaattctgaaggaCCACATCCTCGAGGATGTCAAAACCTGCGTGGAGAAATATAACCGAGTGTTTCTGTTCACATACGCCAACATGCGTAACGACAAGCTCAAGAGCTTGCGGGAGCAGTGGTCAGGCAGTCGTTTTTTCttcggtaaaaataaaataatagccCATGGATTTGGACTGACGCCTGAGACCGAAGTTGCAGACGGTATTCACAAAATGTCAAAAGCCCTGAAGGGCCAGTGCGGCCTCCTCTTCACGAATAAAACGAAGAAGGATGTCCTTGGATGGATGGAGGGATACGGGGAGGAGGACTTTGCCAGGGCTGGCTTCATCCCAACGGAGACAATTGTTTTACCTGAGGGACCACTTCCTGATTTTTCCCACGCTATTGAGCCACATTTGAGGCAGTTAGGAATGCCCACAGCTCTTCAGAAGGGAGTTGTTACTCTTCTGCAGGATTACGAGGTCTGCAAAGTGGGAGTGCCCTTGACTCCTGAGCAGGCGAGGATTTTA AAATTATTTGGAAGACAATTGGCGACATTCAAACTCATCCCTCTAGGATTTTACTCGAAGAAAAAAGGATATACTCAACTAGCAACTCCGGAGGCCGAAGCTGGTGAAGAACAAATGGAGGCTGAAGACGTTGATGAGACATAA